Within the Vibrio sp. DW001 genome, the region CAACGAGGTTGACCACGCTTGTCTATTATTCCACTAGTATCTAAATCCGTATAAACAAGTGGTACCCCACCATCTCGACCAAGAATATAGCAGTAGGCTAACCATTCATTCGTTTCTTCCATCACAAGGCGACTAAACACATCGTTATTTGGAATGTCATGGGTGATAGCAAACGTGATGGCACGAGTGTTAGATAACGCTTGACCAAACGTATATGGATTGATTAAAGAAGTCATATCACCCTTAGGTTGAAATGCCTCAAAAACCGTAGTAAATAGTGGAAAATCATAGGCACCGAGCTTGGTGCTTTCCAAGTATGGCTGCAAAAAGATCTCATACTCTTCTTTTGTGGCGCCACCATCGGTAATGATCTCACCGAAAATGTGTACATCTTTCATAATGTCATCAGTCCACACCTTGCGTAGGTGCTCCAATGTCATGTGTTTTGCGGCATCAATACGGAAGCCCGCTACGCCCATCTCTTTTAGTGCTTTTAGATAGGCCTGCTGCTTTGACACCACATTGTCGTTATGCCGTAAAGTGGGTAAACCCGGGTCTTCATGACCCCCCGTGATACGACCATTTTGAACCTCCCACTTATCTTTCCAATCTTCGATACCAAAAGCTTCAACAAAATCATCCTCCGTAAACAAAGGTTGGCTTAGGTCTCCAAACAATCTTAGTTTTTGGATCTCTTCCCAATCAGTACGATAACGCTGCATATCGAACTCGTTCGGATAATCAAGGTCAGAACGCAGGTAAGCTTCATTTGCCATGTGGTTGAATACCACGTCGGCATAAACACGGATACCAAATTCATTTAGCCTCTGGACCATGGCAGAAAAATCTTTGGTATTGCCAAGTTGGTTGTCGATGACCCGGTAGTCTTGCGGCTGATAACGCTGCCACCACTCGGTACCATCATCACGAATAGCCGATTTCATTGGGGGTGAGACGAGGACGGTTTTATAGCCTAATTCACTGATCTCTTTTGCATTTTCTGCAACATAAGCATATTGCCAATCAAACGCATGGAGGATCACGTCCGTTTTATCAAAAAGCGATCGTTGTTTATCTGAGAAATAGTTAGTCATTTCATTTTCCTTCTATACGAGCTTGCTGAGAAAATCATCGGACACATTTCCGATAGGAAGAAAGCAAGCTACTTGGAACAACTAGGTGACATCGAAAGGACATCAACCTAATACTGTAGAATTGAGTGCATTATAGATACCAACATGAGAAGTAAATCACCCTTTTATGAAGTATTTTAGGGGGAGCGATGGGGGCGTAGAACGTTGAATATACCGTTTCTGAAAAATATAATACGACACAATATGTAAGATCAGCATCAGAATATATAAAAATTAAATATATATCAATGCGTTAAAATATTTTCGATTTATACATAACAATCTGTAGCGCTCAGAATCTCGCGCATAAATGCCATACATAAACACAGAGTGAAATGTGAAATTTTTATAACACAGGAAGTTTCAACCATCTTATATATTCATTTTGGTGCTTTATTCACCAAATTGACGCAACGCATCACTAAAAACTCCATTTAATTTGTGCAAACATTAAGGTGCTGGAAGATTGGGAAAACAGACTATCTTTATCCCCATCGAAATATTGCACAACACCGAGCAACTGCCAGTTATTCGCAAGGGAATAGTTATTGGACAACCCTAAAAAATAAGAACCATCTTTGTAGTAAATAGTCGACAACGTAACTCGGCTCAACGCTGACACCTCAAAGCTTGCATCCAGGTAACTGGTTAACTCTGTAAAACTCAGGGTTTTTGCCGTTAAAGGCAAACTAAGAAAGGCGTTAGCACTAATAGGGTCTTGCGGACTCGAGTTGTGCATAATCGAACCTTTAACGGTCCAGTTACCTTGTCCTCCGAAGCTGTAATCCATCTCTAGACTGGAGACCAGCGCGCTGACCTGATCGACGTCTTGCCAACTATCCTGCGTTGGGTCAAAGTAACTCACCTCCGCCCTTAGTCCACCACCTTTAATATCCCCAGCGATGCCCACGCCTATGACGTTATCTAATCTTGCCTTTCCACCTATTAATTGAATATCCCACTCCTCTACATTAAACAGATAGCGCATTGCATAGCTGTTAAGGTGGTGTTCTTCATTTGGGCTATAAACAAGGTCAAAACTACTTGCAAAGCCTAGTTTACTACTCAGAGAAAGTGCATCTGTACCCGGCCTTTCTTCGTAGTCAAAATCATAAATAGAATAAGAATTAAATACATCATTAGGGTTCCACACGGTCGTCATTCCCCAGTTAATCCGAAATCGTCCCCCAGTAACCTGCCAGTTGTCTTTGTTCCAGTCAATATAGAGTCGATCTAGCTGACTATTTCCTACATATCTCTCACCTTCGGCCCAGTTTTTTGACAGGTCGACATACCCTAAATCCAATCCGATATAATCAGAGTAGTAGGGGTTTTCAGCCGACTCACCCCAGATGAATCGATTTCTCATTCCTGCGTTAAAACGCAGATTTGAACTCAATCGGTATTCAAAATTAAAACGTTGATTGACAAGGTTGTCGAATAGGTTATCGCCTACATCTGGCAAGGTTGCAGTGCCCATGTATTTAATATAACCGTTCAGATCCCACGCCTTTTCGGGTTGTAAACCTGGAATGTCCGCTTCGGCAACACGTGAGAATGCTATTGCTAGGACGAAGATACGACAACGGGATTTAGACATTACGCTAATTCATCTTGTGTTTCAGTGGTGTTCCACTCGTCTTGCTTAAGCTGACCATCTTCAAACACTATCACGCGCTTAGCGCGTCTAATTACTCTTGGATCATGGGTAGAGAAGATAAATGTGGTCCCTTCTTTTTCATTTAGTTGCTGCATAATATCGAGCAATTCAGCGGTACTTTTCGCATCCAAGTTTGCCGTCGGTTCATCCGCCATAACAAACCTCGGCCGAGGGGCAAGTGCGCGCGCAACGGCCACACGTTGTTGCTGACCACCCGACAATTTACTCGGTACTTTATTCAATTGGTCCTCTAGCCCAACTTGAGTAAGCAGCGCCTTTGCACGAGTCAGACACGCTTCATTGCTTTGACCCTGTAACTGCATAACGAATTCCACATTCTCTACCGCGGTAAGCACAGGG harbors:
- a CDS encoding alpha-amylase family protein, which translates into the protein MTNYFSDKQRSLFDKTDVILHAFDWQYAYVAENAKEISELGYKTVLVSPPMKSAIRDDGTEWWQRYQPQDYRVIDNQLGNTKDFSAMVQRLNEFGIRVYADVVFNHMANEAYLRSDLDYPNEFDMQRYRTDWEEIQKLRLFGDLSQPLFTEDDFVEAFGIEDWKDKWEVQNGRITGGHEDPGLPTLRHNDNVVSKQQAYLKALKEMGVAGFRIDAAKHMTLEHLRKVWTDDIMKDVHIFGEIITDGGATKEEYEIFLQPYLESTKLGAYDFPLFTTVFEAFQPKGDMTSLINPYTFGQALSNTRAITFAITHDIPNNDVFSRLVMEETNEWLAYCYILGRDGGVPLVYTDLDTSGIIDKRGQPRWMNAWKDPRMAEMIRFHNFAHGEPMKRMLGDEDFLIFSRGENGLVAINKSDHKIEISMDWQKDMLDLLSDSNLKVDEGEFNFTLEPQSCMMMVAVEP
- a CDS encoding ABC transporter ATP-binding protein, with protein sequence MTIQIKGLCKTYNQDTDFPVYAVQNLDLSIEQGEFVAVMGPSGSGKTTLLNMLGGIDTPTSGEVNIDGCNICTLKEKQLIAFRRDNIGFIFQDYSLLPVLTAVENVEFVMQLQGQSNEACLTRAKALLTQVGLEDQLNKVPSKLSGGQQQRVAVARALAPRPRFVMADEPTANLDAKSTAELLDIMQQLNEKEGTTFIFSTHDPRVIRRAKRVIVFEDGQLKQDEWNTTETQDELA